The Plasmodium falciparum 3D7 genome assembly, chromosome: 3 nucleotide sequence CGCTCACAAGAAGGTAAAAAACATTCTTTCTTTTGAGGCCCAGCAtgttttttgttctttacaaaaaaaaaaaaaaaaaaaaaaaaaaaaaaaaaaatatatacatatgtatatatatatatatatatatatatgtatgtttatttatttgtgtgCACTcagattatattatattatattatgttatcttttttttttttttcattgtaTTACACAAGatcaaattaaatatatatatatatatatatatatatatatttttttttttgtagagGAATAtgagaaagaaagaaaaaaaaaaaagaaattcaaATATTACCACCTTAATatagaaattaataaaaaaaaataataatagtaaaaataaaaagcacAACATTGCTTTTTATGtgtaagaattttttttttttttaaacattttgTAAGATATGCACACATggatcatattttatttattatcaacatatatatattattaaatatatacataagtaTATTTAAATAGAAAGAACTATGTTATATACATGTCCGAAATATTTCTACATATATGAGTTCgatgaaatatttaataaaaatggattTGCCCCAAATTTTTTAATCccttcatatattataatatttacattttgttttatattatttttttataaggaCAGGAATTATACCAAATAGGAAgaataagaaaagaaaagaaaaaaaaaaaaaaaaaaaaaaaaagaaatgtatCCATTttaaatgtgtatatataattctttttaagcatatatatatatatatatatatatatatttaataaataaaaaaatgagaagGTATTATAACTAAAGGGAAAAAATATGCAAGTTTGAACATTTctgtattacatatataaaaagaagtaattattaaaataaataaataaatatataaatatacatatatatatatattatatgtattttttttttttttttaaacctgttcccaatatatatatatatatatatatataatatacatattatatatatatatagttatattGAAAGTTGCCCAACTAATATTTCATATCTCACCTTTTTAAAATactaatgaaaaaaaaaaaaaagcattaTTTTTCAATCAAATTTGTGAATGTGGGTTTTATTatacaattttatatattaacataaatacgttatcatatatttatgtatatgctttatgttttatttccacaaagataaaaataaatacgtGCTCTGTTCAAAAggtttatacatatatcaaatttaagataaaaaaaaaataaaaaataaaaataaaaaaataaacaataagAATTAAGAATTAAGATTATATTAGGATAATAAATTACATGATCGTAAAATTacctataatttttttttttttttttctttttttttttttctttttttttttttcctttcatTTTTGCTTTAATTGTGTTATTAAAGAAAGGGGgatgaataaaaaattattttaggGTTTACATATCTTTagattattacaaaaaatatttcatatatgtaaatatatatatatatatataatatttattttttaattgattcatgtatatattttatatttttatattttgttaatttgcctaatattatatatttcctatttatttatttattttttgaagaaaatgttttttttttgtttttttgttttttgcatttttcttttttttaatgttgtCTTATCAAAACTAGATTTTGCCAATGAACAAATAGCATCGTCTTTTTTTGAATCGCATAAAAATTACCGTGTAACGAAAGAGTAAAAATAGGacataaaaaaggaaaaataaaatataaacatatatatatatatatatttatgtgtgtaTTACGTTTGAGTggaatgtattatatatgtgaattaTCTTTATGCttacatttaataatatatatatatatatatatatatatatcaccaTGTacttatgtaaatattttatttccctTTTATTTTGAAGAGATATAATTGATGGTATTGAAAAATGTTGGTTTAATATTACTGATTATTTAATAAGTGAATCAATAAAACAAggtattattaattaaaataatatatatatatatatatgtgcatacATGTTAcgtttaatttttattttgaagaTAATGATTTTagtaatgatataaaaacaacCGTCACAgctatgaaaaataaaatggatcAACTTCTTACGACTTcttattcaaataaaaaaatagacaCGTAAGAATAGAAAAAACATAACAtgaatatgtaatatatatatatatatatatatatatatatgtatgtatgtttttgtgtcattatttaatattttatatcattactTAGGGTTAATGCTTCGTTTCAGTGGGCCCAATCCCCtgagtatatttttttgaacatCAAATTTTCGCATCGTTGGAGCTCCCCAGGTATAATATTTCAAACgataatgaaaaaagtaTAAACGGCTttccacaaaaaaaaaataaaataaataaatgaatatatatatatatatatatatatattttttttcttacttAGGTGCGTTGAAAGTTAAGGATGAAGAAATTGTTtctaagaaaaataatttctCCTTTTCTGCTCTTAGCAATGATTCAAATTCTGTAACAAAAAAGTACATAGTTGATTTGACCTTACtagataatattatagaatccgtaagaaataaaagaaatataaaaagataacaaaataaataaatatatatgcattatatgtatgtgttatatgttttatatgtgtgtgtactTCATTTTCTACTTTTAAGGAAACCAAATACAATTTTGCTTCTGTGGGAAAGGTAGTTGTCaccttaaaaaaagaaaaaaaaaaaatttggaaCAGGCTCCTCCTATCAAAAGAAAAGTATCCAAATATGCAAGTGTGGTGGGACATGAAGGAAaagtaagaaaaaataaaatatacaaatatatataaatatatataaatatatacaaatatatataaatatatacaaatatatataaatatacataaggATACATGTATAGAcgcatacatattattacatttgtAACGATCaatctttttttcttattatccCTATCCCACAGATATCATGATAGCGTCCAGAATTTCTtgaaggaagaaaaaaataactcTGATAAGTTACAAGATGATATAGATGAGGATgaggaaaaatattttgacGAGGAAATTTTAAGGGaagccaaaaaaaaaagtgaagaATATGATAAAGACGATGAAGAGTTATAACTCTGTTTTTAATTAAtcacacaaatatatatatatatatatatatatatatgtttttttttttgtgtgtgtatatatgtttattgtctaatttaaaaaaaaaaaaaaaatgagaaatttatttttttcacagtatatcttttaaaaattaaaaaataaaacatatgtaCACTttgatttataaattaaaataaaaaaaatgaattctaaaaatttgaaaaattaaataaaaaaaaaaaaaaaaaaaaatacacaaatTTAATCATttgtaattaaaaataaataaataaatatatacatatatacatatatatatatatatatatatatatatatatatatatatatatatttatatttatatttatgtaggTGCATTTGTTTACAACATATGATTATATgtaaacattttataaataaaataaaaaaaaaaaggtttttacaaaaaaaagaacaattatctaatcttatatattattactccTATATTAGCTATAactaaaagaattataattaatattaataagcCTTTAAATACCAActtattttgatatatactTAGTAACATTCTTTTCACACGATTTTGTTCCTGTCGAGTTTCATCCGTCtaagaaataaattaatacataaatataaacatatatataaacatatatatatatatatatgtatgtatgcatatatattcatgttTTTTAAGTACACtcaatatttttctttcatattaatataaaaaaaaaaaaaaaaattattttatctttttttttagattACATGGTGTTTTGTTCTTAGTATTGCACTCCTTTGTGAATTTAATTCGCTCATAATTGTATATCCTAcattatttcaaaaaaataaaaaataataatatagaaatatatattggtaCTCATCAAATTCAATAGAACCTCTTACAAGTATGTTTCATCCTTACCTATATCTTCAATATCTTGGGCTCTCCTAAAAAaacacaaataaaaaataataattttaacaacataaattttgttcatactataaatattatatatatatatatatataaatatatattttttttttttttttttttttttttttttatttgaaccTTTCGGACTCTTTCAGAAAGTCAACCccttctttatatttttttgtcatATCATATTGTCTACTATTAagctataaaaaaaaaaaaaaaaaaaaaaaaaaaaaaggaataaataGTCAAAAGATAAAATGGGTATTCAAATTTTATAGATAtgttatatgtacatattgtatatataaaaatatgtataattttttttttttttttttttttttttttctattttacaTATTCTTCAGAGTAATAATCGGCACTCATTTTTTGcactatatttttatacttcTTTAAATCTAagttatatgtatttatctgtacaatgaatattataaaaataaaaactatTTAAAGCTTTATACAAAggagatataataaaaaaaaaaaaaaaaaaaaaaaaaaatactatatatatatgtgtatgtatatatgttcatataaatatagtgcatatatttttcttcaatccgcacaaaaaaaaaaaaaaaattccataaatatacatatatatatgtttatatatattatacttgattaataattttgttaGATCCTTTTGGTAAGCTATTTATTTCAATATTTATTTGCTTAATctaatcaaataaaaaataataaaaaaaaataaaaaaattagatcagtgtgtatatttaaatattttacatacagcatatataaaaatatatgtagaaTTAATAGTttgttgtttttatataatcataagtacgaaaatattatatacatgtaatatatatatatatatttacatattatttatttatttattttatacgcATTTTTCAGCTTCAAAAATGTATTCTcgtgttttattataatcttctttatctaaaaatatttttatcaaataaaaaaaatttgaaatTTACCaaagtataatattattatataataaatatatggaattatatatatatatatattatatacatttattttttatttttttttatttttatttatttatttttatttttttttatttttttgttttttttttcatttcaaacttgttatattatatatagaatgttttattttatgtagaTATCTGTTTAAATCTTCAACATAGTCATCAAAATATTCTGAGTAagtaatcatttttttttttttttttttttttatgttcttaaaaatattatatatggaagtaataatatatatatatatataattacatatatatatatgttatatatattatggtatatttatatataattattttaagagatttaaaaaaaacaaaaaaacaaaattaaaacagaaaaaagctatatatatatatatatatatatatatataatatatatataaaataacgaaaaaaaaaaaagaaaaaactggttctctttttctttttttataaattatgaatttctattaatatatatattattatatattatatttatatatatatatatttatttattatttctttataaattctatgaaaaatataaaaataaaaatgttcttttccttttttctttataagattttattaaatttttttttttttttacatgtacttattttaaatataaaaattatagtgttgttctttatatataatatatttttaaaataatttttcatgtatatttaatatgtaataataaaaggttgattcataaatatatatatatactactACTTATGAGTGCCTTACTCAAAAAAAaggaggaaaaaaaaatatacatatataatatatatgttatatatatatatatatatatatatatatatatatttatatgtaacaaatatttttataaatttattccaTA carries:
- a CDS encoding HSP20-like chaperone, putative, which produces MFFFCFFVFCIFLFFNVVLSKLDFANEQIASSFFESHKNYRVTKEDIIDGIEKCWFNITDYLISESIKQDNDFSNDIKTTVTAMKNKMDQLLTTSYSNKKIDTVNASFQWAQSPEYIFLNIKFSHRWSSPGALKVKDEEIVSKKNNFSFSALSNDSNSVTKKYIVDLTLLDNIIESETKYNFASVGKVVVTLKKEKKKIWNRLLLSKEKYPNMQVWWDMKEKYHDSVQNFLKEEKNNSDKLQDDIDEDEEKYFDEEILREAKKKSEEYDKDDEEL
- a CDS encoding vesicle transport v-SNARE protein, putative, whose amino-acid sequence is MITYSEYFDDYVEDLNRYLHKIKHSIYNITNKEDYNKTREYIFEAEKCIKQINIEINSLPKGSNKIINQINTYNLDLKKYKNIVQKMSADYYSEEYLNSRQYDMTKKYKEGVDFLKESERRAQDIEDIGYTIMSELNSQRSAILRTKHHTDETRQEQNRVKRMLLSIYQNKLVFKGLLILIIILLVIANIGVIIYKIR
- a CDS encoding vesicle transport v-SNARE protein, putative, with amino-acid sequence MITYSEYFDDYVEDLNRYLHKIKHSIYNITNKEDYNKTREYIFEAEKCIKQINIEINSLPKGSNKIINQL